One Ignavibacteriales bacterium genomic window carries:
- a CDS encoding methylmalonyl-CoA mutase family protein, protein MHDGLNGIGEERSRWEETVKASGKGRGVKFTTVSGEPIEMLYDPHDVEAINFLGEVGYPGEYPYTRGIHPTGFRGKLWTMRQFAGFGTPEDTNERYHYLLEHGQTGLSVAFDLPTLMGRDADDSLSEGEVGICGVSVSSLADMELLFKGINLSEISTSMTINAPAAMVMAFYLAVAEKQGCGFKTLRGTTQTDILKEYIAQKEWIYPPNPSMRLIIDMFEYLNKEVPQWNPISVSGYHIREAGSTSIQELAFTLADGFAYVEAGIARGLDVDEFAPRMSFFFNSHVDFFEEIAKFRAARRIWAKRMRNKYGAKNPRSWMLRFHTQTAGCSLTAQQPENNIVRTAYQALAGVLGGTQSLHTNSMDETLALPSEKAVKIALRTQQIIAYETGVTNTVDPLAGSYFVEALTTKMEQAAERYFETIDTLGGVIPAIEAGFFQREIADAAYRYQRELEAKEKIIVGVNDFVEEKGKIEIPILVISPDVEVKQRKRLGDVRQSRSTEAVERSLSVLKQAAADQKNLVPLLLECARSYVTLGEMCDALTETFGIYEEPAVF, encoded by the coding sequence ATGCACGATGGTCTGAACGGCATAGGAGAGGAGCGCTCGCGATGGGAGGAGACCGTCAAGGCCAGCGGAAAAGGGCGTGGCGTGAAGTTTACAACTGTCAGCGGTGAACCGATCGAAATGTTGTATGACCCTCACGATGTTGAGGCAATCAATTTCCTCGGTGAGGTTGGCTATCCGGGTGAGTATCCGTATACCCGCGGGATCCATCCAACCGGATTCCGGGGGAAACTCTGGACGATGCGTCAGTTTGCGGGGTTCGGCACACCCGAAGATACAAACGAACGCTATCACTATCTCCTCGAGCACGGACAAACCGGACTCTCCGTCGCCTTTGATTTGCCTACGTTGATGGGACGTGATGCCGATGATTCTCTATCGGAAGGGGAAGTCGGCATCTGCGGTGTCTCCGTGAGTTCGCTTGCAGATATGGAACTCCTGTTCAAGGGGATCAATCTGTCGGAGATTTCGACGTCGATGACGATCAATGCTCCGGCTGCAATGGTGATGGCATTCTATCTTGCGGTGGCTGAGAAGCAGGGGTGCGGCTTCAAGACACTTCGAGGCACGACACAAACCGACATCCTCAAGGAGTACATTGCTCAGAAGGAGTGGATCTATCCTCCCAACCCGTCGATGCGGTTGATCATCGACATGTTCGAGTACTTGAACAAGGAAGTGCCCCAATGGAACCCGATCTCCGTCAGCGGCTATCACATCCGTGAAGCAGGATCGACATCGATTCAGGAGCTTGCTTTCACGCTTGCTGACGGGTTTGCATACGTCGAGGCGGGTATCGCACGCGGGCTGGATGTCGACGAGTTCGCTCCTAGAATGTCCTTCTTCTTCAATTCTCACGTGGATTTCTTCGAGGAGATTGCCAAGTTTCGAGCTGCGCGCCGCATCTGGGCAAAGCGAATGAGAAACAAGTACGGAGCTAAGAACCCGCGCTCGTGGATGTTGCGGTTTCACACGCAGACAGCAGGCTGCTCCCTGACAGCGCAGCAACCGGAGAACAACATTGTTCGCACGGCGTACCAAGCTCTCGCCGGAGTCCTTGGCGGAACGCAATCACTGCATACGAACTCGATGGACGAAACGCTTGCGCTGCCATCGGAAAAGGCGGTCAAGATCGCCTTGCGGACCCAGCAGATTATCGCGTATGAAACAGGTGTCACCAACACGGTGGATCCGCTTGCAGGGAGCTATTTTGTCGAAGCGTTGACGACGAAGATGGAGCAGGCGGCGGAACGGTACTTTGAGACAATCGATACTCTTGGCGGCGTGATCCCAGCTATCGAAGCAGGTTTCTTTCAGCGTGAGATCGCGGATGCGGCATATCGATATCAGAGGGAACTGGAAGCAAAAGAGAAGATCATTGTGGGCGTGAATGATTTCGTGGAAGAGAAGGGGAAGATCGAGATTCCTATTCTCGTAATTTCTCCAGACGTTGAGGTCAAACAGCGAAAACGGCTTGGAGATGTTCGCCAGAGCAGGAGCACCGAAGCGGTGGAACGATCCCTTTCAGTACTGAAACAGGCGGCAGCGGACCAGAAGAACCTGGTACCGCTCCTTCTGGAATGCGCTCGCTCGTACGTGACGCTCGGAGAAATGTGTGACGCCCTGACGGAAACCTTCGGGATCTACGAAGAACCGGCTGTCTTCTGA
- a CDS encoding DMT family transporter, giving the protein MSSRTRAELLLLSITLIWGSTFVTSKYLLDSISPLIFIGVRFSVATVLFALFFPRKVFAAPRNAWIKGGILGVLLFIGFATQTIGLQYTGATKSAFITGMMVVFTPICQLLIERRAPKTGNIVGILLVTAGLYFLTSPGGSEFNLGDGLNLICAVTFGFYIVYLDVFSKEVDAVHLIMAQFIVCAVLGLASGFTFEAIRFVPSVDGTLALLYLIVFATIIALFVQNRYQKDTTPTRSAVIFSIEPVLAAGFAYVLLGEVLGALGVFGGALIVGGVLVSELSPG; this is encoded by the coding sequence ATGAGTTCCAGAACGAGGGCTGAATTACTCCTGTTGTCAATCACGCTCATCTGGGGCAGCACGTTTGTCACCTCGAAGTACCTCCTGGACAGCATATCCCCTCTGATATTTATCGGTGTCCGGTTTTCTGTCGCAACGGTCCTGTTTGCTCTGTTCTTTCCACGGAAGGTTTTCGCTGCTCCGCGAAACGCCTGGATCAAAGGCGGGATTTTGGGAGTCTTGTTGTTCATCGGATTTGCGACTCAAACAATCGGGCTTCAGTACACGGGTGCAACGAAATCTGCGTTCATCACCGGAATGATGGTCGTCTTCACTCCCATCTGCCAGCTTTTGATCGAACGACGGGCTCCCAAAACCGGAAACATCGTTGGGATCCTGCTCGTCACCGCAGGTCTCTACTTCCTTACTTCTCCAGGGGGATCCGAGTTCAATCTGGGAGATGGCCTCAACCTCATCTGCGCGGTCACGTTTGGGTTCTACATTGTATACCTCGATGTCTTTTCGAAAGAGGTTGATGCTGTACATCTTATTATGGCCCAGTTCATCGTGTGCGCGGTCCTCGGGCTGGCCTCAGGATTTACGTTCGAGGCAATCAGATTTGTGCCCTCGGTGGATGGAACGCTGGCTTTGCTCTACCTCATTGTTTTTGCCACCATCATTGCGCTTTTCGTTCAGAACCGCTATCAGAAAGATACCACTCCGACGCGCAGTGCGGTTATTTTTTCTATCGAACCTGTGCTCGCAGCAGGGTTCGCCTATGTCCTTCTGGGGGAAGTCCTTGGCGCTCTCGGGGTGTTTGGCGGTGCATTAATCGTAGGGGGGGTCCTCGTGTCGGAGCTCTCACCGGGATAG
- a CDS encoding Maf family protein: MKLPPLILASQSPRRKVLLKQIGLTFTVRPSHVREDVLKHEAPEHNAKRIALSKAVEIAKRTKRGIVIGADTIVVLKGKILGKPRTPAEARRMLRSLSGRMHTVYTGFALIDVRSGRKTVQIEKTRVWFRTLTPQEIADYVSSGSPMDKAGAYGIQDDYGAVFVRRVEGCFYNVVGFPLTKFYMVLQDFVRDDH, translated from the coding sequence ATGAAACTGCCTCCGCTCATACTCGCATCGCAATCGCCCAGACGTAAGGTTCTTTTGAAGCAGATCGGCCTGACGTTTACTGTTCGGCCGAGTCATGTGCGCGAAGATGTGCTCAAACACGAAGCGCCAGAGCACAATGCGAAACGGATTGCGCTCAGCAAAGCCGTAGAGATCGCGAAACGCACGAAAAGAGGTATTGTCATCGGCGCTGACACGATCGTTGTGCTGAAAGGCAAGATCCTTGGAAAGCCGCGCACGCCGGCCGAAGCGAGGAGGATGCTCAGGAGTTTAAGCGGCAGAATGCACACTGTGTACACGGGCTTTGCGCTGATCGATGTGAGGTCGGGCAGGAAGACCGTGCAAATCGAGAAAACACGTGTGTGGTTTCGAACGCTCACGCCGCAGGAGATTGCAGATTATGTTTCCTCAGGCTCGCCGATGGACAAGGCGGGCGCGTATGGTATTCAGGATGATTATGGAGCGGTGTTTGTGAGACGAGTTGAGGGATGTTTCTACAATGTTGTCGGGTTTCCGCTGACGAAGTTCTACATGGTTCTGCAGGATTTTGTCCGCGATGATCATTGA
- a CDS encoding cold-shock protein: MEQGTVKWFNNAKGYGFIKRSTGEDVFVHYKSINGEGYKTLKEGDTVEFEVEQGAKGLQAVNVKKAP, from the coding sequence ATGGAACAAGGTACAGTCAAGTGGTTCAATAATGCGAAAGGATATGGCTTCATCAAACGAAGCACTGGTGAAGACGTGTTCGTGCATTATAAGTCCATCAACGGCGAAGGCTACAAGACGCTGAAGGAAGGCGACACTGTGGAATTCGAAGTTGAACAGGGCGCCAAAGGCCTGCAGGCTGTCAACGTTAAGAAGGCACCCTAG
- a CDS encoding decaprenyl-phosphate phosphoribosyltransferase encodes MRKVVRLMRPEQWLKNFFIFAPLIFSKHLFDGAYVWMAAQAFLVFALLSSTVYIFNDIADREADRLHPTKRNRPIAAGTITITQAVGLAIGLMLVIGFLVTMLNAKFLFVAVVYFVLNLGYSFFLKRVILVDVFIVAAGFMLRVLAGAFAIHVQVSEWLVLCTLFVSLFLSISKRRAELMLVKNSEHFEGRAAIRGYDIEFLDQMMTIAASGMAISYALYTVAERTISIFGSSNLIFTTVFVLFGIFRYLYLVRARKTEDNPTHMLTTDPVTLVNGVAWFSVCVIIIYFSDIKIWLGVR; translated from the coding sequence ATGCGCAAGGTTGTGCGTTTGATGAGGCCTGAACAGTGGCTGAAGAATTTCTTCATCTTTGCCCCCCTGATTTTTTCCAAGCATCTGTTCGACGGCGCGTACGTCTGGATGGCTGCCCAGGCGTTTCTGGTGTTCGCGCTCCTCTCCAGCACGGTGTATATTTTCAATGACATCGCCGACCGGGAGGCGGACAGGCTCCATCCGACGAAACGAAACAGGCCCATCGCTGCCGGTACCATCACGATTACGCAAGCGGTCGGCCTCGCCATCGGGTTGATGCTCGTTATCGGCTTCCTCGTTACGATGCTCAATGCGAAGTTCCTCTTCGTCGCAGTGGTGTACTTCGTACTGAATCTCGGCTACTCGTTCTTCCTTAAGCGTGTGATCCTGGTGGATGTGTTCATCGTTGCCGCAGGGTTCATGTTGCGCGTTCTCGCAGGGGCGTTCGCGATTCATGTTCAGGTGTCCGAGTGGCTCGTTCTCTGCACGCTCTTTGTCTCGTTATTCCTGTCGATTTCGAAACGCCGGGCGGAGCTGATGCTGGTCAAAAACTCCGAGCACTTTGAGGGGCGGGCAGCAATACGGGGATATGACATCGAGTTCCTTGATCAGATGATGACGATCGCCGCGTCGGGGATGGCAATTTCCTATGCGCTCTATACGGTTGCCGAAAGGACGATCAGCATCTTCGGTTCTTCGAATCTGATTTTCACAACGGTGTTTGTCCTGTTCGGCATTTTTCGATATCTTTATCTCGTGAGAGCCAGGAAGACGGAAGACAATCCAACTCATATGCTCACCACTGATCCGGTTACCCTGGTGAACGGTGTTGCGTGGTTCAGTGTCTGTGTCATCATCATCTATTTTTCGGATATCAAAATCTGGCTTGGAGTACGATGA
- a CDS encoding cobalamin B12-binding domain-containing protein: MGQKTRVLIAKVGLDGHDRGAKVVAAALRDAGMEVIYSGLRKTPEMIVEAALQEDVDAVGISLLSGAHMTIFPKVLQLMRQKGLNDVLLFGGGIIPEKDINELKGMGVGELFTPGASTNDIVSYVKRWSGERSGEVRV, translated from the coding sequence ATGGGACAAAAGACTCGAGTGCTCATCGCAAAAGTGGGACTTGATGGTCATGACCGTGGGGCGAAGGTTGTAGCTGCTGCCCTTCGGGATGCCGGGATGGAAGTGATCTACAGCGGCTTACGGAAGACCCCCGAGATGATCGTTGAGGCGGCACTTCAGGAAGACGTCGATGCAGTCGGCATCAGCCTGCTGAGCGGTGCGCACATGACAATATTCCCAAAAGTGCTACAGCTCATGCGTCAGAAGGGATTGAATGACGTCCTTCTCTTCGGCGGCGGGATCATCCCCGAAAAGGATATCAATGAGTTGAAGGGAATGGGTGTCGGAGAACTTTTTACGCCAGGCGCATCGACAAACGATATTGTCTCGTATGTCAAACGCTGGTCCGGAGAACGCAGCGGTGAGGTACGCGTGTGA
- a CDS encoding DUF362 domain-containing protein encodes MKLPQPKSPTRITGFKTVDPTVVVVKTKPATVLKDIERAMEMAGITATLDAGAPTILKDNISWHFPFPAANTTPWQLEGTILGLRNSGYKDLVCVQNKTVVTDAFKGEDLNKYVPIFKKYDIPVRFNFKDGDMKWIEYAPKTPLLVLDQIYPDGIRIPDFFFGKNIVHLPTVKCHIYTTTTGAMKNAFGGLLSTYRHYTHSWIHETLVDLLAIQKEIHTGLFAVMDGTTAGNGPGPRTMYPEEKNVILVGADQVAIDAVAAKMMGHDPMSIKYIRLAHERGLGCGDPRTIKVVGEDVSGVNWKFSVGDNIASMAGDLLWFSPLKKFQNIFFRTPLVNLFIFGSEAYHDYYRWPMRDRRVFSKWKQSTQWGKLFAAYEPREGG; translated from the coding sequence ATGAAACTTCCACAACCCAAATCGCCAACGCGGATAACCGGATTCAAAACAGTTGATCCCACAGTCGTTGTCGTCAAGACGAAGCCCGCGACCGTCCTGAAGGATATCGAACGTGCGATGGAGATGGCGGGCATCACTGCCACCCTCGATGCCGGCGCACCTACAATTCTGAAAGACAACATCTCGTGGCATTTCCCGTTCCCGGCGGCCAATACCACACCGTGGCAGCTCGAGGGGACCATCCTCGGCCTGCGCAACTCCGGCTACAAGGACCTCGTCTGTGTTCAAAACAAGACCGTCGTCACGGATGCGTTCAAGGGGGAGGACCTCAACAAGTACGTCCCGATCTTCAAGAAGTATGATATCCCCGTCCGCTTCAATTTCAAGGACGGAGATATGAAATGGATCGAGTACGCACCAAAGACTCCGCTCCTCGTGCTCGACCAAATTTATCCGGATGGCATACGCATTCCCGACTTCTTTTTCGGCAAAAACATCGTGCACCTCCCGACGGTGAAGTGCCACATCTACACGACGACCACCGGCGCAATGAAAAATGCTTTCGGCGGTTTGTTAAGCACATATCGCCACTATACGCATTCCTGGATTCACGAGACCCTCGTTGATCTGCTCGCCATCCAGAAGGAAATTCATACCGGCTTGTTCGCAGTGATGGACGGAACAACAGCCGGCAACGGGCCGGGCCCGCGCACGATGTACCCGGAAGAGAAGAATGTCATCCTTGTCGGCGCTGACCAGGTTGCGATCGATGCGGTAGCGGCAAAGATGATGGGACATGACCCGATGAGCATCAAGTACATCCGGCTTGCACACGAGCGCGGATTGGGCTGCGGCGATCCCCGGACAATCAAGGTGGTGGGGGAGGACGTCTCGGGAGTCAATTGGAAATTCTCGGTGGGCGATAACATCGCGAGCATGGCCGGAGACCTTCTCTGGTTCAGCCCGCTCAAGAAGTTCCAGAACATATTCTTCAGAACACCACTGGTCAATTTGTTCATCTTTGGCTCCGAAGCCTATCATGACTACTACCGCTGGCCGATGAGAGATCGGCGCGTGTTCAGCAAATGGAAGCAGTCGACTCAGTGGGGAAAACTGTTCGCTGCCTACGAACCCCGCGAGGGTGGTTGA